The Castanea sativa cultivar Marrone di Chiusa Pesio chromosome 4, ASM4071231v1 sequence gtgcaaagacgcagtagcttcttttagagagaataaggctccagtcaccttttgcatatgttctctttgtattctcttatgtaacggtttttaaaataagccttatatatgtctaagattgcaagaaaagaaaccttacacaaacACATAAGCATGGGtcgaaaatcaaatctgaaaattctgatttccgtaacctcaatagatacctcgatagatagtatctgtcgagcctcattaaacctagATAAaaagctatctgtcgagcagctgttgagttttaatgaatcagcacttcttcacttatttcttggacagatttgcatggcttcaatattagacttgaactcttgttttttgaagtattaaacacattctagatgtacccaaatacaagtaaagtgcgttttgtcaaaagattagtcaactacataaaatatctCCTTAACGAAGGATATTGAATTTCTAATCCGGAAGTTTTGGTGGGGTTATAAGGAGGAAGTTAGGAAAACACATTGGGTGGGTTGGAAAAAACTTTGTATGCGGAAGTGCCAAGGGGGTTTAGGCTTCAAGGACATTGAAAACTTCAATTTAGCCATGTTGTGGGGGAGTTGCTCCATAACAAAGATTCCCTTTTTCATAAGGTctttaaatcaaaatatttcCCCAATTGCTCTATTCTTGAGGATGGTGTGTATATGAAGGGTTCATATGCTTGGCAAAGCATCCTAAAAACACGTAGGGTCGTGAGGTTGGGTTTAAGATGGAGAAAAGGGGATGGCAAATCTGTCATGATTGGTGGTGACAAATGGCTCCCAGATTTGCATTCAAGCCGTGTGATTTTGCCTCAAAAACTTTTTCCCAATAACACACTAGTGTGTGCCCTTATAGATGAGGAAAAATGCAGATGGATTGAAGACCGAATGCTGGAAGAATTTCTTCCTCATGAAGCCGAAATCACACTCAGGTTACCTTTGAGCTCTACCCGTGCCAAGGACAAACTGATGTGGACTGCAACGAAGAATGGATGCTACTCCACCAAGTTAGCATATCGCTCCTCTCAGATGAGGCAGTGGCCTCAATACCTGGTCCATCAAACCCGATGGCACACAGGCCGTTCTAGTTGGAGACTTGGTCCTTAAATGTGCCAAACAAAATCTGACACTTCATATGGCGAGCATTCAACCATTCTCTTCTGACAAAAATGAACCTGCTGAAAAGGAACATCACGCGAAACTCTGTTTGTGTCCATTGCTGTTGTGACACCGAAGATACTGTCCATGCAATCTAGGGTTCTCTTGTAGTAAAAAACATTTGGTGGGAGTTAGAGCGGTGTCGACCTTTTTTGGCGGAAAAATTTTCCTGTTTTCCGTGACTTGTTCCAAGGAATTCTTGCACAAAAAATCCCACGGTTGACGAAGTTGTTTGCATATATCGCGTGGAGCATTTGGCATAACCGGAATGCGCAGAGAGTGGGGACAACTACACTGCCACTAAGGAATATTTACAGTGATGCCGTTGATCGTCTTCAAGAGTTTCAAATGACTCAAGACAGCTCCTTGTTGCAACGAACAATGGCTCAACCAACCCACTGGCTACCACCTCCACCATCTCAATACAAAGCTAATTGTGATGGAGCAATTTTCCAGGACACGTCCTCAGCGGGTTTGGGAGTTGTGGTGCGTGACTCTGATGGCTTCGTGATTAAAGCTCTATCAGAATGCATTGGCTTACCACCCATTGTGGAGGACTTGGAAGCATTGGCCTGTAGAAGAACCATCTCCTTTGCCATCAAGATCGGTCTACAGGATGTTGTGTTCGAGGGAGACTTTGAGGTTATATACAAACACCTTATATCAGATTCACCTTGCCTGGCTGCCTTTGGTCAAATAATTGAGGACTCGCGGCTCCTAACCTCAAACTTGAGAAATGCTTCCTTCTCACATGTCAAGTGTAATGGTAATACTGTTGCAGACAAACTCGCCAAATTGGCGAAATTCTTTTATGAACCCCAAATATGGTTAGAGGACATCCATTGTGAtgcaaccaattttgtaacacTTGACAGAAGTTTTCTGGCCtcataataaaaatttccaactagtttttcaaaaaaaaaaaaaaaaattgatcggCAATAACACGCTGGACTGTCGTATAACTGGTATAAGACAAAATTTGCCACCATTCAAAAAAGTTAACCATCAACCAAAagatattagtaaaaaaattccaAGTATGGAATCCATAATATTAAGTCCGAAAGCAGTATAGATACAATGAATCAAATAACAAGAGAAGATAAGAATGAGATtctcgggaaaaaaaaaaaaaatggggacGGGGAGGAGAAATATCATTTTTGTCcctaaattattataaaaatttgtttttcgtccctaaagtttcaaaagttctattttcatacttaaatttttctaaaagtATTGATATTTCTCCGTCCGTCTGTTTCCGTTAACTTATGTCTTATTTGGCCTGACGGAGTGCTGGTTTGGTATCTAACttggattaaaattattttgtttaaaaaaatacaaatacataGCAAATAACTATAGGGCACGTGggaatcattttttaaaagcccaaaattacCCCTCATTACAACAATTAAACTATATGATTTTCTTCCACACAATGAGTGCAATGACAAAAACCATCTCTCCCTCTGCCACTACCAAAAGCATCAACCCCAGAATTATTAACTTCAAAACCTCAACCTCTAACATTAGAATTACTACCACAGCCTCCAAAACAAGAATTATCACCATGACCACCAAAACCACCTCTAGTAAAGCTACTCCCAACCATCATTTCTAGGGGGCCTGTCTCCCAAAAGAAGTGACTAAAGTGAATCATTCTTAATTGAAGTCTGACGTAGAGGATCCATAGCCAGTGAAAGAATTGTAGAATGCACAATACTCTGAGAAGGAATACCATCTCCAGCCAAAATCTGGGTCTTCATTGATTGAAGATTTGGATAAAGTGcagaaaaaaatttagagaactgCGCATGTTGTTACTTCGAAGCCTCCACATCACTCGTCATATGATGATACCGATTCAACTCATCTATTATCCCTTTGATAGTGTCACAACCTGTGGAAGACCACTAGTCATGTCTACACTATATACCTAAAGGACTAGTCAAGTTACAATTGAAGCTCCTCATAATCACTTATATAACTCAATTTGACCTAATAAACACCCAATATGAGACTCAACACATGCCCACAAAGCACACATTTATCCAATCTAATCCACATAATACAGGAAATCACAGAAAGCACTATAGTACTCACTCATGGCCTTGTCCATTGAGTATGTCTAATGGACAGCTTCCCAGATTTCTTTagaaatagacaaaaaaaaaaaactgaaattagCACTCACTGACTGCTCCATACTATTCCATAACCAAGACATTACTATACAATTCTTATATTCACATTTAAACTCATTACTATCTTGAGGAGGACTTGCTAAAACAAGCTTCAATTTCTTTTAGCCCCAAACCTACATTGTTTACTTGCGCCCATAACAAATAAATAGAATCATTTACTTTTGTGGTTGTGACTATATTAACCACATCAGATGATTGCACAAAGatcaacaaataattttttttttaactgttacTGCAGTTGTACTGTTCTAACGGAAGCTGTTATGGATGAAATTGATGACTAATGGGCTGGTGACTAATAGGCTGTTTTACTTCGAGAAACATGCAGAGGCCCAACCTGCTGTAAAAAGCCCTTTTGCTACACCCTCAATCTCAGATTGGCAAGTTCTATTTTGAGATCGTAGGGACCAATCTGCAGTGCTCAAATTCTTTGTTCTACAAAGGAAAAATGGCAGAACTATTGTAAAGCCTCCTTGGGGATGCAGTGGAGGAAGGAGTTGCTGAATGGGTGAGTTGTTTGGTGGGTCAATCCATGGATAAATCGTTACCTTTCCATTTGGTAAAGAATTTTATGGGCCATCAATGGAGCTAATTTGGCAAGGTGGAAAGTGATGACTATGGAAAGAGGGTCATTCTTGTTTAAATTGTGAGGATGCACAGGTAAGGGATAAAATTCTTGAAGCTCAATTATGGTTTGTAGCAAACAAGTCCCTTATTCTTCATAAATGGCAACCTGGGTTACAAGCTATCAAGTTCAATCTCAATAGGATTCCTATTTGGATCAAGATCTTCCCTTCCCAGTTGAATATTGGAACCCCATGTGCCTGACTCATATTGCTAATGGGGTGGGCATACCATTATATACTAGATCTTTCCCGGAGAAATGGAAGTGGCTAGGATTCGCGAGGGTTTGTGTGGAAATTGAAGCTAATAGTCCACTGCCTACAACTATCTCTGTAAATATGTGGAAAGATGTATATTTGGAGGTTAAAGTGGCCTGTCCCTGGAAACCTCAGAGTTGTGTGGATTGTGAAATCTTTGGTCACTCTGTTTCATTCATGCCCATTAAAGAATAAGACGAAGGAGAAGCCAACTGAGCAGGTTGGGGATGTAAATAAGGAGAAGAAAATGAGTAATGGAGCTCCCCTAAGTCTATTACAACCCCAAGGGTATACTTCTGTTAATGTGTCACCTCCAAATGAGAGGGTTAGGCTGGAGCCGAATCCTATGGGAAGCTCATTGTGGTCCCAAGTATTGGTTCCTGTTAATCGTTCTTCTTCAAATGAGAAGATGCAGATGAGATCTACTCCAATGAGAAATTCTGTATCAGATCAAGCTTTGGAAGATACTATAGTGGGTGTTTAGGAAATTGGTGAACCTTCAGCATTATCTCCTAAGTTGAAAGATAGTGAACACTCTGATGGACAGTACTATACAACAGTTCATTGAAGCTGCAATGCAGCAAGGGGCTAtaatcaaaagcaaaaagaagaataaacACAAGGAGACACATGTAGTGCAAGGAGAGATAAAGGGGTAAAGAATGTTAGTAACCCTCTGCAAACTACAGATTTCATATGATTTTCATTATATGGAATATTAGGGGCCTTACTGATCCCTTAAAATAGAAAGAGGTAAAATTGTACATTAGAAGGTTTCAG is a genomic window containing:
- the LOC142632390 gene encoding uncharacterized protein LOC142632390, whose protein sequence is MIGGDKWLPDLHSSRVILPQKLFPNNTLVCALIDEEKCRWIEDRMLEEFLPHEAEITLRLPLSSTRAKDKLMWTATKNGCYSTKLAYRSSQMRQWPQYLVHQTRWHTGRSSWRLGILAQKIPRLTKLFAYIAWSIWHNRNAQRVGTTTLPLRNIYSDAVDRLQEFQMTQDSSLLQRTMAQPTHWLPPPPSQYKANCDGAIFQDTSSAGLGVVVRDSDGFVIKALSECIGLPPIVEDLEALACRRTISFAIKIGLQDVVFEGDFEVIYKHLISDSPCLAAFGQIIEDSRLLTSNLRNASFSHVKCNGNTVADKLAKLAKFFYEPQIWLEDIHCDATNFVTLDRSFLAS